GAACACATCACATAATAAAACATTAGAAATAACGAAAATGCAACGCACATTACAATACATCCCACTCTAATTACTGCGGGACAAAAATGGGAAATTACTGCAAGAAGTTTTGTTCTGAAGTCGTTTgaggaaaaaatgaaattttataTATCCAAGTTAGTGAAAATACGTGCGATGTGGTAATAAATGTCTATAGCGGACGTTCTAAGTGTTTTGTGGAGAAGTAGTCGTCTGTTCAGTGCGAAGTTGAGAAAATTACAGACACTGAAGGAAGACTACTTTCGCTTGTTTTATTTCAGGGCGCGAAGCCAGCGCTGGATTACCCCACATGGTTGACGGTGAGTCGAGAGGCTGACAAAATAATACTTAATAAAAATAACTGCTTAGTTCGAAGTCGTGTGCTCTTTAAGTGTGTCCATATGGTGCATGAACAAAACATGCCTCTTTGCGTTCTGAGGGTCATGTACTTCCGGCGCGCTTCGTTCATTTTGAGCGGGATGTTTTGTGCAGCAATCAGCAAAATGTGCAAAACACCCTTGGGTGTGTGGGGGCAGCCATACGTGCACTTTTGTCATAGTGCAAATAAAGTAACAATGTCGTAATATTTCCTCCAGCGTCACGACGAGGGAGAACCTTGCGATGTCGAGCGCAACTGTCAAATAGGCCTTTGCTGTGCCCGGATGACTCGAGAGGAGGGAAACAAATGCCGAGCGAGGAACAGCACCGTCGGCCTGCGCTGCTCGAAGAGAAGGTGGCCGAAAGGCACCATATCTAAAGCCTACATCGGAGGCTGCCCCTGCGGCAAAGGTGAGTACGCTGTATCGTTGCGGCTCTTTTAGGTGCGCACTCTCCAACAGCTTAGTAATGCGAAGGAAATGATCAAAGACCAAAGTGTTGTGCTGTTTGTGAGAACATCTTGAGTGGACATGAAAAAAGTGTAACGAGAACTGAAATGAGATACGTTTTTCTGCTCTTCTGGATTAGGTTAAACTGATTTTACGCACGCATCCATGAGCATAATTATTGTTCTTAAGGTGATACAGGGCAGCGGGACGAGGTTTCTTGCAGTTTGTGATTGAGACAAGAATAACAAATTAGGAGCCCTATTCTATAAGGAGACATGACGTATTGCGACTTTGCAGCATTCGTGAGAAGCGACCAGACGATTGTTTTATTGGGGACCAgatctcaccattggctgcacatCGCAACCTTTGCCGAGCCGGTTCGTGTGGCGGGAAATGTCTTCGGCACGACCTTGTGACTTAGTTTAAAGCAGTCGTGCAGTCACTATTGCTTCACAACAAATGAAATGGTATGTGGACATGGATACCCACAGAATGCGGCCCCTGGATAATACTTCACAAAGTATTTTGACGGTGGAAACCTTTTTAAGAGCCTATAAATGCAATTGctcggcatttttttttgcacgactttgcatttatttatttttctcagAAATCAGTTATTTAAGCTATAAGAGCTATAACCTATACATGCTGGCCCCATACCCtcaacagaagaaagaaataaattgaaaattggttttgaggaaagaaaatggcgcagtaactgtctcccatatctcggtggacacccgaaccacgccgtaaggtaaggggtaagagacggagtgaaagaagaaagagagaaagaggtgccgtagtcggaGAAGGAGAGCCTGGCAGGCTTTCACGGGCGGCGATCGCCGCGTTGCCTGCCCGACTATGTCGTCTAGCTCCGTCAGCGGGCGTGCACCAAGACGATCCGGTTCACTGCAAGCTGGTCCGGCCCTATTTGCAGGGCACGCATGTGCAGGAAACATGCGGTCGAAACTAAATTGGCAGAGTTCGCATCAGAGCTAAAGTTTTTTGTCGCAGCGAACTCGAACATttacaaaaattttaaattttccgTCCCATTGGTAAGCAGCACAAAAGAAGAaaaggtgcccccccccccccccgtctggaagacgttgaagtagcgCGCGTTAGcagtttggtttactagaattgatatgaatgacaTTGAAGTGAGGTACAgaaatggaaatacgaatttgacatcttggatttataagtgataGCACCAATGTATCACCagttggatatatcagtgacgtcaccgatcaatcaccaattcgatatactaaagaCGTCACCattcaatcaccaattggattgCTATACGATTTattatgggggccgccatcttgaattcctcggacttcgaAAATTTTGCGGCGAATTTCCCCCCAAGatatcgagaaacgtgatgagtaaaaaGTAACGCTCTTAACATTTCATCACTGAAAGGAGTTTGAATTTTGAATCAGCTCCACCACAAAATGGGCGGCTCCATTTCTCAATTCTTCAGACCAGTGGTCTTCAAACTTCAGCCTGCGGGACGCAACCCTTAAGTGCGCCTGCTGTCGCGCGCGCATCATATCGAAGCTCTTATGCACGACCCTTTCCGATTAGTACGCGTCGATCCGCCTGGGTTGCGATATGAGCTGGGTCTGTTCAGAGCTGCAGCCGTAACCAGAATGACACCGGCTGCCAACGCCCGATGCCTGGCTATTCGGGCACGTGTGTGGGTTAGATAAGCTGCTTTCCTTACTCCAGAGGCGTGGGATCCTTACACGTTCACGGGGAGGCGGAAAATATCGTTAGCTAAACTGCTGTCAGCCTGGAAAATTATCCTTCAGCATTTTGATAGGATTCATAACTCGCGGTCGCCAACAAATGCAACAAATTTCGTATCTGAAGATAGCAACAGCAGCGCCGAATAAAGCGTACTCCCCAAGAGAGGATTTTTGTGGGTTATTCATAGGCAGTAGCGGCCGCGGCGGCGTTGAGATGTTTTGTCGCTTGCACGCAATGGCGCTTTCGCATCGATGCCACAATTTTGTTTACAATGTATCTTGGCATTTGAATCTTCTCAACTTTTGCGCATTTTGGCAGAGAAATGAAAACAAGCATTACATTCAGTATTTTAATTTGATGAAAACTATTACATTTTTATCGTAAAGGCTTTAACAACAAGGTGTGCATCCACAGGTCTGAGGTGCAAGATGGATCGCCAACTTGGATATGGTACCTGCGAGCATTATCCGAAAAAAAATGTGTCCCAAATGGAAGGTTGAGATTAACGAGCTACCTCTGAGACATGGGCGCTCTTCAAGCTATgtgacgccaataaaatgtttCGGCTTTGAAAGAAAGTGTTTCTGAGACCTTCATTTGCTCATGTATTCAGTAGAAGAGAAAATAATTCGGTTAACTGTTTCAGTTTCTTCAGCATTTCACATCGCCTACCATATATAATACTCTTAATATAGTAAGTAAGTGCGCAAGAAttcccgcaagggcaccttgagtctcaaggtgatggtgcttggcgccaccacggaccctagCTCACcgtaccgaagctgtcatccgcaccgtggcgataggttttaaggtgaagggtagaaaccatgaacggtggcggtcggaGCCATGGTCAAGCTCCGGCCGAAGGGCTCCCCGTCTGTTTACCAGGCGGGGGGCTCCGGGACCTTCCTGTGAATAAGACGGTGAACCACAGGCGACATTTAGGAACCGTCATTATATACATAGCGCATGAGTAATTCTTCCTCTAAAAAACCTGATCGGTCCCTGAAAAGGAACCGCACCGATGAAAGCACTGCCAGAACTCGACCCAACTTTCAACATTTTTCTCGCTTCCTGATTGTCTACCCGCTTGTAGACAATGAACCAATTGCTGCCATATCTGTTTTTCTCATTGCTAGGACTCCGGAAAAAATGATAGGCAAAAACTACAATGCAAAAAAACTCACATCCGGTGACCTTCTTGTCGAAGTGTCACAGAAAGACCACTCGGACACTCTACTCAAGCAAAAACAGTTTGCTCACCTCTTGGTAACCATCTCGTCCCACCGCAGCCTGAAAACTACAAGGTGTTATATCCGAACGCGACCTAATCCGTGAAACAGACTCAGACCTCCTTGAAGGCTTCCGAGATCAAGGTGTCATTGCCCTTCGTCGCATCGCCATAAGGCGTAACGACGAAGAGGTGGTAACACCCCACATCGTGTTAACTTTTGAACGTACCCGTCTACCAGATGCTGTCAAAGCAGAATTCATCCACTGCATAGTCCGCCCATACATTCCAAACCCGAGAAGATGTTTTAATTGTCAAAAGTACGGACATGGATCAAAAACGTGCCGGGGAAAACTCACATGTGCGAAGTGCGGTGCCCATGAGCACCCAACAGAAAACTGCAGTGCCGTTCAAGTAGAGTGTCCAAATTGCCACGGGCCACTTATTCGCGGACATGTGAGACAtttcaaaacgagaaaaaaaatcatCCAACTGAAAGTAACTGAAAATATCACATTCCCTGAAGCCCTGaagaagctctcgcttctctccgGAAGTTCCTACGCTGACGCAGCGCGCAGGGGGGCCGGGAGGCGTCTAGTCACGGTGGGCACGCAATACAGCATCGCTGATGCAGGCCCACTTCGGCCCCTCACCAAGCAGCCTCAGGCTGCACTAAACTTTGATGTTCCAGAGGTCAACTTCTCGCAGACCTCTGGAAAAACACAGACAAGTGAGAGGGAGTCTTTCCCTCTTGAAAAATTCACGGCTGCCTCCACGTCTGCTTCCGCATCTCCAGCGGAAGCAATGGAGGTGGCACCGGGATCCCCAGTACCGCAGGCGATGAGGGAGTCCCCCAAAAATAGGCGGAACTCTCTGGACCGCCTCAAAACAAAAAGACATATTCCAGTGAAGCCGCCTGTAAAGGTGGCGACATCTAAATAACACCCCAATAGCCTTCGCTTTCTCGCTAAGAAATATGGATGTCGAGAGCATTAtttactggaactgcagaggtcttcTTAAGAACCTGGATGACATATATGAAATACTCGCGCAATATCATCCAAACATACTTTGCCTTCAAGAAACACACTTAACCCCAGCACATGCAAACTTTCTAAAAAAATATGTAGTATACAGGAAGGACAGGCAAGGCAGTGCCCACTCATCAGGTGGCGTCGCTATAGTGGCTCAGAATTCAATTCCTTCCCAATGTCTTCCACTTGCTACTGATTTAGAGACAGTGGCAATACGAGCCCTAACTTTCGGCAGAGTAATAACCATATGCTCTTTATATATCCCACCAGATCATCGCCTGTCAATTGATGAGCTCGAAAAACTTATTGGCCAGCTACCCGAGCCGTTCG
This portion of the Amblyomma americanum isolate KBUSLIRL-KWMA chromosome 10, ASM5285725v1, whole genome shotgun sequence genome encodes:
- the LOC144106837 gene encoding uncharacterized protein LOC144106837, with translation MMNSLKTLMAVVAAVFIIVILYSAGNHAAEGAKPALDYPTWLTRHDEGEPCDVERNCQIGLCCARMTREEGNKCRARNSTVGLRCSKRRWPKGTISKAYIGGCPCGKGLRCKMDRQLGYGTCEHYPKKNVSQMEG